AAGGTTTATACTTCGCATAATCATGCAACGCTGCAGCCAATTCAGCTTTCTTCACATCTGCTCCAAAACGTTCAGCCAGTGTAACGGCTTCATCCGTTACACGTATAGTATGTTCATATCTGGATTTCTTTAAAGCAGGTCTTACATAATCTAATGCTTCATTTCGAGTCAGCTGCATATAATTGATGCTCCTTTATATAAAGGTTTACAGATTCAGGAACGAGATATCTTACACTTTTTGAAGAGCTTAGCCTGTTTCTAATACGAGAAGAAGAAATATCAATTAATGGAATTTCCACCTGGTGAACAGGTAGTGGAGGATGCCAGTCGTAACCAGGTCGCTTTATTCCTACAAATTCAACCATAGCGTTTAATTCATCGATCCTGTCCCATTTAGGCAGATGCTCTACCATATCTCCTCCGATAATAAAGAAAAAAGTATGCTCTTTGAATTGTCCCATTAAATACTTCATCGTATCTACCGTATAAGACGTCCCTTTTCTAGTCAACTCTGCATTACATATTTTGAAATGTGGATTATCTTCAACAGCCTTTTCCACCATAGCCAGCCGGTCTTCAGCTGAAACAGCAGCTTTTTGTTTATGCGGTGGAATATGGGAAGGCAAAAACCATACCTCATCCAGTTCCATTTCGCTCCGTGTAAATTCTGCCATAATCAAGTGTCCTTGATGAGGAGGATCAAAGGTTCCTCCTAAAATACCGATTCGTTTCATATTAGAACTCCTTTACGGCAGCTCAATTTGTTTGTTTTCTTTCGATTCTTTATAAAGAATAATGGTGTTACCGATAACCTGAACAATTTGCGCCCCTGTAGACTTGGCTATTTGATCAGCCACCTCTTTGTTATCTTCAAAACAATTTTGCAGGATACTCACCTTAATCAGCTCTCTTTTTTCAAGGGCTTCTTCCATTTGAGTAGTCATATTTTCATTTACCCCTGCTTTTCCTACTTGAAAAATGGGTTGTACATGGTGTGATTCAGCACGCAAATGCTTTTTTTGTTTACTTGTTAACATTCTATACCCCTTTCAGTTTTTTTTCGAAACCTTCCAATAATAAGGAAGCGTCCGGGTTGGTGTCCGTCCATATATGAAAAGCATATACCGCTTGCTGCAGAAGCATTTCATGTCCAAAATGCAGCTTAGCTCCCCTATTTTTAGCCTCTTGCAGAAAACGGGTTTCAAGCGGGCGATATACAATATCACTGACTACTGTCCCCTCTTTCAAATTATAAAGAGGAATGATGGCGGTATGATCATTTGGACTCATACCGACCACGGTTGTTTGTACAATCAAACCATAGTCGTTTAATTGTTCCACTGCCTTATCTAAAGACAATGCTTTTGATTCACTGTTTGTGGAAGCACTTTTTATAACCTCTTCCGCCTTCTCAATTGTGCGATTCGCAATATCAATTTTAGACAGTCCTGCTTCTAAAAGGGCGTGATAAATGCCCCTAGAAGCTCCCCCGCTTCCAATAATAAGAACACGCTGTTCATTATAAAATAACTCTGGATACCTATTCCTGACAGAAACAGCGAATCCTATGCCGTCTGTATTGTAGCCTACCCATCCGCGCGCCGTGTTTTTAACTGTGTTCACAGCCCCTAGTTCACGAGCACTGCTATCGACTTCATCAAGGTAAGGAATAATCTTTTCTTTATAAGGAACGGTGATATTAAAACCATCTAAGCCTTTATCTTTTAGTTCATGGATTTGATGATCGAATGTATCCGGATCAATATCAAATAACTCATAGGTACCTTCCAATCCTTCATGCTCCATAAGCCGTTCGTGGATCCACGGAGATAATGAATGACCAACTGGATGACCAATTAAACCAAGTCTAAGCAATAGTTCCCCTCCTATATTAACGATTCACGTAAAGACACTTTAACGCCTTCAGGGACGTGGACGGTTACATTTATATGTCCTTCCGGAACTGTAATCCAGCCCAGACCGGAAAACACAATGTCTGTTTTATCTTCTTTAATTCTGAACGTTTGTTTTTTAAGCGGCGGTAGTTTTTCCATCGTACGGCTGTCTGGGGGAACTAGTAGTTCTCCTAGATGATTCTGATATAGATCATCAGCTTTCTCTAATTTCGTTCGGTGAATGTTGATCTCATTTGAAAAATAACATACAAACGAGGTACGAGAGCCACTTTCAAAATCCAGCCTGGCAAGTCCACCAAAATATAACGTTTGAGCTTCATTCAGCTGATAAATTTTCGGCTTTACTTCTCTTCTGGGAGTAATAACTTTTAAATCTTGTTCTGATACATAATGAGCCATTTGATGGCGCTGAATAACTCCTGGAGTATCAAATAGAGAACTATTTTCATCTAATGGAATATCTATAAAACCAAGAGTGGTACCCGGGAAGTAAGATGTAGTAATCGCATCCTTCTCTCCCGAAGTATTTGAAATTAACGTATTAATAAAAGTGGATTTCCCAACGTTTGTTGTTCCTACTACGTAAACGTCTCCACCTTTTCGGTAGTGATCCATAGCCTTTGAAAGTTCTGTGATTCCTTGATTTTTTTCAGCGGAGATGAGAAATACATCTTCCACAATCAGCCCTTGCTCCTTTGCTGAGCGTTTCAGCCAGTGCTTAACCTTTTCATGGTTTACAGACTTAGGAAGGACATCCATTTTATTTCCTACAAGGATGACAGGATTATTACCTGTCAAACGTTTTAAGCCTGAAATAAAACTTCCATTGAAATCAAAAATATCTACCAGTTGGATAATTAACCCTTTAGTATCACTAATCTGATGAAGCATCTCTAAAAAATCATCAGCATTATAAGGAACATCCTGCACCTCATTATAATGCTTCAATCGAAAGCAGCGTTTACAAATTACATCTTCCCGTTCTAAAGCTGAAGGCGGGGCGTACCCAGGCTGCTCTGGATGCGTTGTCTGAATCTCCGCTCCGCATCCCTGACAAAATATTTCGCTCATTAACGATCACTCCTGTCCCAAGTAATTTTCCCTTTTCTTCTCATCCAATTTAGTATTCGCCGCTCGATTTGTCGATTAAATTTCGTCAGCAGGCCATCTGTTTCTACGATCGGAACAACGAGGATAGTATGGTAACCAGCCATATTCCCGCCCAGTACGTCCGTAAGCAGTTGATCTCCGACTACTACAACTTCACCTTTTCTAAGCTTCATTTGCTTCCTTGCTTTTTTAAATGCCTTAGCTAAAGGTTTTCTGGCACTGTAAATAAATGTTGCATCTAACGGCTGAGAGAATAACTTAACTCGTGCTTCTTTATTATTAGAGACAATCGTAACCTGGATCCCATGATCATTCATTTTTTGAAACCAGTCCTTGATGTCTTCTGTTGCATCTTCCACATTCCAAGCAACCAGGGTATTATCAAGGTCAGTAATAACCCCTTTGATTCCTTTATTTTTCAGTTCACTAGGGTCTACATCAAATATGCTAGGTACGTGCTCGTTTGGTAAAAACTTATTTAACATTTCTTTCACTCCATCTCATAAACACAGGCAAAATCTCCTTATACATCATATACAAAAATGCTTCATGTTTCAAAAACGAATTTAAATGCTTGTACTAGAACGTAAATCGTTCGACAATTCCCGACAGTTCTGCCCTGTGGATAAGTTTATACACATTTTCCACACTCGACTTCCTATGGCATCTCTAATTCGTTCATTAAAAATGAGAAAGTTATCTACATTTACTTGTAGATAACTGCCATATTGTAGGGAATTTAAGCTCATGGTAAGGTTAGAATACATTACTCGAAACGTTCATTTTGAACAATCAGGAGGTGGCTGTCACATGAGTGACAGAGGTATAAAACAATTATCTGATTCCCTGTTAATACAATCTTACCACAAAGCAATTGAACTGAATCTCTCGGAAGACTTCATTCTTCAAATGAGAGAAGAACTCATAGCCAGATCGATCAATATGGATAATTTAGCTATCCAGGTCGGTTAATATTTCACAATTTCCATTCTATAGAATTTTTCTTCCCCTGAAAAACTCGCTGACCATAAATCAGCGAGTTTTTTTATAAAAAAATTATCTCTTCAATTTGAAGTGTCTCTTCTTATTTAATAGGGAATACTAAAAGGTGCATCAAATACGCGCTCGTTAGGATGCTACAGTTGAATAATGCCCCTGCTTTTGATTACAATTGAAATCAACAGTACCATTAAGAAAGATTTTTGTTACTAAAGAAATTTTGTTGAGGGAGGAACAGCCAGATGTTGCTGGTAGTATTATTGCCTTTTATCTTTGCGATTGCTATTCCATTTTTAAGTAAATGGAAAGATAAATTTCATCCGGGGATTTTCGTCACCGTCATTCCCGCAATCATTTTCATTTATTTTGTACGTTTTATTGGGACGGGGTTTGAACCATTAACAAGAGAGTACTCTTGGATACCTTCATTAGATATAAATGTAGTATTTTATCTAGATGGTCTTAGTTTATTGTTTGTGTTGTTAATAAGCGGGATTGGTGCCCTAGTTGCCTTTTACTCGATTTACTATCTACATAAATCAGAGCAACTGGGACATTTTTATGTGTACTTTTTAATATTTATGGGTTCTATGCTTGGAGTAGTCCTTTCCGATAATGTGTTCGTTCTATACAGTTTTTGGGAGTTTACTTCATTGTCGTCCTTTTTACTGATTGGATTCTGGAACTTTAAGCAAGAATCCCGGTACGGTGCTTTAAAGTCGATGCTCATTACTGTATTTGGCGGGCTAAGTTTGCTTGGCGGGCTTATTTTTATGAGTGTACTGACTAAAACCACAAGTATTCAAGGGATGATTGACCAGCAAGAGCTTATCTTGAATAGTGAATTCTTCCCGTTAATTTTGGGACTTATTCTGCTAGGAGCATTTACAAAATCAGCTCAGTTTCCATTTCACATCTGGTTACCAGATGCAATGGAAGCACCAACTCCAGTAAGTGCTTATCTACACTCTGCAACTATGGTCAAAGCAGGTATCTATTTAGTTGCACGTTACTCGCCTCTGCTGTCTGCGAGTGAATGGTTTTTCATTATTGTCTCAACGGTAGGAATTGTAACCCTTTGCTGGGGCTCTTATATGGCCGTCAGACAAACTGATTTGAAAGCTATTCTTGCATTTTCTACCATTAGTCAGCTGGGTATGATCATGGCGATGCTTGGTTTTGGTACGGAAATAGCCGTATTTGCAGCCGTCTTCCATATCTTAAACCATGCTACCTTTAAAGGAAGCTTGTTCATGGTAGCTGGAATAGTCGATCATGAGGCTGGTACCCGTGACATTCGAAAATTAGGCGGTTTAATGACGTTTCTACCTATTACGGCCACACTTGCTTTGCTAGCTTCGTTTTCTATGGCTGGCGTACCTTTACCGTTCCTGAACGGCTTTTACAGTAAGGAACTCTTCTTTGATGCTTCCCTGCATCTGGAAGCTTCATCTGCAGGTATCACTGGTGTTCTGCAAGCAGCTCTTCCGTACTTAGCCGTCTTTGGAAGTATTTTCACATTTGTATATTCCATGTATTTCTTTTTCAGCACGTTCAGGGGAAAATCCAATTTGGATCAATTGCCTAAGAAACCTCACGAAGCTCCCTGGGGTATGCTGGTTTCACCTTTTATCTTAGTCGCTGCGGTGATCGTCATTGGACTGTTTCCTAACCTGTTCAACCAATCTTTTATTGAACATGCGGCAAGCTCTGTAAGAGGGATGGAAATTCATGAACATCCTATTAAGTTCTGGCATGGCATTAAAGCTCCACTTATTATGTCACTAGCTGTTGTTTTTCTAGGTACCGCATTGGTACTTTCGCGTAAAGTCTGGCAGCCTGTTTATAACTTCTTGCCCGGCCGCATGAGTTTCAATAAGGCTTACGATGGAATGGTCGACCGCCTTGAGTCGTATTCATCCATAGTTACTAAAGGGTATATGAATGGCTCTCTAAGTCGTTATGTACGTCTGGTACTTGCCGCCATTCTTGTCGTAACTTTTGCTTTTATGGCGATTACTGGTGGATTTACGGTTGATACAAGCAATTTAGCAGAGATTACTTTGCCTGAAATATTTGTGGCTGTACTTATGATATGTGCAGCCGTAGGGACGATTATTACAAATAACCGCATAGCTGCGATTCTCATATTAGGAGTGGTAGGTTACGGTCTATCTATGTTATTTGTATTATACAGAGCTCCTGATTTAGCCTTAACTCAATTAATTATAGAAACTGTTACGGTAGCCTTGTTCTTACTTGCTTTCTACCACCTTCCAAAAATGAGGAAGAAAAAGGAATCAGCAAGTACACGAACGTTGAATCTGATCATTTCTATTGGCTTTGGAGCGTTAATGACCATGGTCGCTATTTCGGCCCATAGTTCTAAATACTTTGAATCAATCGCAAGTTATTTCCTTGAAAAGTCCCATACCCTGGGCGGGGGCGATAATGTAGTAAACGTAATCCTTGTAGACTTTCGTGGATTAGATACATTGTTTGAAATCGTCGTTCTTGGAATTGCTGCTATGGCGATTTACGGTCTGGTTCGTTTAAGAGGTAAGGAAGAGGAGGAGGAATAATAAATGGAAATTATCATGGCGATACTCGCGGGTATTTTATTTACCACAGGTATTTATAACCTCCTTCAAAAGCAATTGTTACGGATTGTCATTGGTACGGGGCTTATCTCCCATGGTGCTCACTTGTTTATCTTAACGATGGGCGAATTAAAGACGGGAGCTCCTCCAATTCTTTCTGAGGGAGTGGAAAAATATACAGACCCCCTTCCTCAAGCCTTAATTTTAACGTCTATTGTTATCAGTTTTGGTGTAACAAGCTTACTGCTCGTGCTGGCTTACAGAACTTCTAAAATTAATGGCACGGATAATATGGAACAAATGAGAGGTACGGATTATGAGTAATTTAACAGCATTGCCCATTATATTACCGCTAATCGCTGGAATTATAATGGCATTCATTCACAAAAAAACTACTATAGTAAGAAAACTTTCTCAAGTCTTCACTGTGGTCAACTTGCTAGTGGTTGGAGGGGTTTTCCTTTACGTCCTGCAGAACGGAACAATCATTCTGGAAACAGGGGACTGGGCCGCTCCTTATGGCATCATTCTGGTTGGTGATCTACTTTCCATGACACTGGTTTTGACCTCTAACCTTGTAGCAACTGCTTGTGTATTCTATGCTCCAAAGTCACTTTCTAAGGAGCAGGAAGCCTTTTACTTTTACAGCTTCTTCTTTATGCTGATTGCCGGTGTAAGCGGTGCGTTCCTGACAGGTGACTTATTCAACCTGTTCGTGTTCTTTGAGGTACTGTTAATGGCATCATACGGCTTGATCGTTTTAGGAAATGGCAAAGCTCAACTTAGAGAATCCATTAAATATGTTTTAATTAACCTATTTTCTTCGATGCTCTTTGTCACGACTATTGCCTTTTTATATTCAGTAGTAGGAACGGTGAATATGGCACAGGTTGCTGAACGAGTGCAAGAGGTGGAGCAACAAGGTATTCTTACGACTATCGCCATCATGTTCTTTTTCGTATTTGCAACAAAAGCAGCTGTTTTTCCATTGTATTATTGGCTTCCAAGACCTTACATTTCACCTAATCCCGTCGTATCAGCGTTATTTGGTGCTTTGTTAACTAAGGTGGGAATTTATTCGATCTTGAGGATTTTCACCCTAATCTTCAACCAGGACGTGCAGCTAACGCACACTCTTTTCATTTACCTGGCAGCACTAACCATGATTTTTGGAGTGGTTGGAGCTTTATCTACAAACAATATCAAACTAGTCGTGGCTTACAATATCATTCCGGCTGTTGGCTTTATGCTAATGGGTATAGGAATCTTTACCGAAGTATCCATTAGCGGCACCATCTACTATCTGGTCCATGATATGATTATCAAAGGTGCCCTCTTCCTGCTGGTGGGAGCTGTAGCTTATGTAGCGGGAACTTCCGATTTAAGAAAAATGGGAGGACTCATTCACCATTATCCGGTTCTAGGTTGGTTGTTCTTTATTGCTTCCCTGGTACTGGCTGGTATTCCTCCGTTCAGCGGTTTTATCGGTAAACTACTTCTGCTTAAAGGCGGACTGGCAGAGGAAGAAATCTTGATTGTCATAGTCGGGCTTTTAACGAGCCTTCTTATTCTATTCTCTATGATTCGTATATTCATTCGCGGATTCTGGGGAGAGAAAACTAAAATTCCACTGCCTGAAAGAGAGCATAAAGGCAAAATGATGGCCTGGCCGATAGGATTGCTTTTAACCTTTTCCATATTACTTGGGGTAGGTGCTGAGTGGTTCTATCCATCCATTGAATCCATTTCCAACTACTTAATGGATCCGCAACTCTACATTGATTCTGTATTAAAGGAGTAGTAGCTGATGCCTTTTCAAATCGTCTTAAACATTATTATTGCGATCATGTGGATGTTTCTCAGTGAAAGCTATCAATTTTCCACCTTCCTTGTTGGGTATATCCTCGGGATCGGTCTCTTATTTATTCTCAGGAGATTCATTCCGGACTCGTTCTATATGCACCGGGTATGGAAGTTTGTTAAATTAATGCTTTTATTCATAAGAGAGCTTGTCCTTTCAAACATCGATATCGTAAAAGTTGTCTACAAACCAAAACTGGATATAGAACCAGGAATATTCGCCCTTCCTATAGACTTAAAAAGTAATTTTGAAATAACTTTATTGGCCAATTTAATTACATTGACACCTGGTACTCTATCCATAGCTGTCAGTGACGACCACACCAAAATTTATGTACACGCTATGGACCTCCCAGACGTCGAAAAGTCCATTAACGAAATTAAGGAAACCTTTGAAAAAGCTATTATGGAGGTGACTCGCTAATGGACAACATTTTAGATGTTACCCAGCAACTGATCGAGTATTCAGCAACCATCGCGGTCTTGGGCGTTTCTATTTCCGTTATGATTTTATTATACCGTGCTATTAAAGGTCCCACCAATCCAGATCGGGCAGTGGCCCTTGATATCATAGGCATCAACTTAATGGCTTTGGCTGGGATCATCGCGGTCTTACTAGTAACCACTAAATTTAATGATGTTATTCTACTGATCGGTATTTTACTATTTATCGGAACGGTTGCCTTAGCGAAATTCTTAGAAAAGGGTGTTATTATTGAGCGGGACATGGATTAATTTAATTTTTGACATCCTCATATGCTTTTTCTTACTCTCGGGTACCTTTTTTATCATTTCAGGTTCAATCGGAATTCTACGCTTACCTGATGTTTATACGAGACTCCATGCTGCCACTAAGAGTTCTACCCTGGGCGTCTCCGGAATAATGATAGGAGCCTTTTTATTTCTATTCATCGAGCATGACATTGTGAGCGGAAAGCTTCTCTTAGGAATCCTATTTGTGCTCCTCACAGCTCCTGTATCAGGACATGTAATATCAAGAGCAGCTCATCGAAGTGGTGTTCCTTTATGGAAAGATAGTGTCAAAGATGATTATGATGAAGTCTTACAGGCTGAACAAGAAGATAAATAACCCCCCATAATAAACGAGGGTTCTGTTCCTACAGGACCCTTGTTTTTTTTATGGGAAAACAAGGTCAGGCCTTTTTGTTGCTGTACAAGCACATCCTGCCTTTTTCACACATAGATATGTTGTAGGCAATTGCCTAAATATCGAGGAGGTGCGCGTCGTATGAGCAGCATTATCGCTTCCATCCTTTACTTTTTTAAAGAATCTTTATTCTTTATGTCTTATGTCAAGAATCAGGCCTTCCCAAACCCCCTTTCCTCTGAAGAAGAAGCTAAGCAGCTTAAATTAATGCAAGAAGGAAGTCACGAGGCGAGAAATATACTTATCGAACATAATTTGAGGCTGGTAGCCCATATTGTGAAAAAGTTTGAGAATACAAAAGAAGACTTTGAAGACTTAATATCCATTGGAACGATCGGTCTAATTAAGGGGATTGAAAGTTATTCTACGGGTAAAGGTACAAAACTAGCCACCTATGCAGCACGATGTATTGAAAATGAAATATTAATGCACCTAAGATCCACTAAAAAAATGAATAAAGATGTCTCCCTTCAAGATCCAATTGGTCATGATAAAGAAGGAAATGAACTAAACCTATTGGATATATTACAAGCAGACGTTAAAGATATAGTGGAAGAAATTCAGCTTCACATGGAACTTGAGAAAATAAAAGACTTTATTACTATACTAGATGAACGCGAGAAAGAGGTCATCATCTTTCGGTATGGACTGAATCAAACCGAAGAAAAGACACAAAGAGAAATAGCGAAGGAACTGGGAATTTCCAGAAGTTATGTATCACGGATTGAAAAAAGAGCATTGATGAAGATCTTCCACGAATTCTACAAGCAAAGCAAGCAAGGAAAGAAGGCGTAAAAGAAGCCA
The Halobacillus halophilus DSM 2266 DNA segment above includes these coding regions:
- a CDS encoding nicotinate-nucleotide adenylyltransferase yields the protein MKRIGILGGTFDPPHQGHLIMAEFTRSEMELDEVWFLPSHIPPHKQKAAVSAEDRLAMVEKAVEDNPHFKICNAELTRKGTSYTVDTMKYLMGQFKEHTFFFIIGGDMVEHLPKWDRIDELNAMVEFVGIKRPGYDWHPPLPVHQVEIPLIDISSSRIRNRLSSSKSVRYLVPESVNLYIKEHQLYAADSK
- the yhbY gene encoding ribosome assembly RNA-binding protein YhbY gives rise to the protein MLTSKQKKHLRAESHHVQPIFQVGKAGVNENMTTQMEEALEKRELIKVSILQNCFEDNKEVADQIAKSTGAQIVQVIGNTIILYKESKENKQIELP
- the aroE gene encoding shikimate dehydrogenase; its protein translation is MLRLGLIGHPVGHSLSPWIHERLMEHEGLEGTYELFDIDPDTFDHQIHELKDKGLDGFNITVPYKEKIIPYLDEVDSSARELGAVNTVKNTARGWVGYNTDGIGFAVSVRNRYPELFYNEQRVLIIGSGGASRGIYHALLEAGLSKIDIANRTIEKAEEVIKSASTNSESKALSLDKAVEQLNDYGLIVQTTVVGMSPNDHTAIIPLYNLKEGTVVSDIVYRPLETRFLQEAKNRGAKLHFGHEMLLQQAVYAFHIWTDTNPDASLLLEGFEKKLKGV
- the yqeH gene encoding ribosome biogenesis GTPase YqeH, which produces MSEIFCQGCGAEIQTTHPEQPGYAPPSALEREDVICKRCFRLKHYNEVQDVPYNADDFLEMLHQISDTKGLIIQLVDIFDFNGSFISGLKRLTGNNPVILVGNKMDVLPKSVNHEKVKHWLKRSAKEQGLIVEDVFLISAEKNQGITELSKAMDHYRKGGDVYVVGTTNVGKSTFINTLISNTSGEKDAITTSYFPGTTLGFIDIPLDENSSLFDTPGVIQRHQMAHYVSEQDLKVITPRREVKPKIYQLNEAQTLYFGGLARLDFESGSRTSFVCYFSNEINIHRTKLEKADDLYQNHLGELLVPPDSRTMEKLPPLKKQTFRIKEDKTDIVFSGLGWITVPEGHINVTVHVPEGVKVSLRESLI
- a CDS encoding YqeG family HAD IIIA-type phosphatase; translation: MLNKFLPNEHVPSIFDVDPSELKNKGIKGVITDLDNTLVAWNVEDATEDIKDWFQKMNDHGIQVTIVSNNKEARVKLFSQPLDATFIYSARKPLAKAFKKARKQMKLRKGEVVVVGDQLLTDVLGGNMAGYHTILVVPIVETDGLLTKFNRQIERRILNWMRRKGKITWDRSDR
- the sda gene encoding sporulation histidine kinase inhibitor Sda → MSDRGIKQLSDSLLIQSYHKAIELNLSEDFILQMREELIARSINMDNLAIQVG
- a CDS encoding Na+/H+ antiporter subunit A, which produces MLLVVLLPFIFAIAIPFLSKWKDKFHPGIFVTVIPAIIFIYFVRFIGTGFEPLTREYSWIPSLDINVVFYLDGLSLLFVLLISGIGALVAFYSIYYLHKSEQLGHFYVYFLIFMGSMLGVVLSDNVFVLYSFWEFTSLSSFLLIGFWNFKQESRYGALKSMLITVFGGLSLLGGLIFMSVLTKTTSIQGMIDQQELILNSEFFPLILGLILLGAFTKSAQFPFHIWLPDAMEAPTPVSAYLHSATMVKAGIYLVARYSPLLSASEWFFIIVSTVGIVTLCWGSYMAVRQTDLKAILAFSTISQLGMIMAMLGFGTEIAVFAAVFHILNHATFKGSLFMVAGIVDHEAGTRDIRKLGGLMTFLPITATLALLASFSMAGVPLPFLNGFYSKELFFDASLHLEASSAGITGVLQAALPYLAVFGSIFTFVYSMYFFFSTFRGKSNLDQLPKKPHEAPWGMLVSPFILVAAVIVIGLFPNLFNQSFIEHAASSVRGMEIHEHPIKFWHGIKAPLIMSLAVVFLGTALVLSRKVWQPVYNFLPGRMSFNKAYDGMVDRLESYSSIVTKGYMNGSLSRYVRLVLAAILVVTFAFMAITGGFTVDTSNLAEITLPEIFVAVLMICAAVGTIITNNRIAAILILGVVGYGLSMLFVLYRAPDLALTQLIIETVTVALFLLAFYHLPKMRKKKESASTRTLNLIISIGFGALMTMVAISAHSSKYFESIASYFLEKSHTLGGGDNVVNVILVDFRGLDTLFEIVVLGIAAMAIYGLVRLRGKEEEEE
- a CDS encoding Na(+)/H(+) antiporter subunit C, producing MEIIMAILAGILFTTGIYNLLQKQLLRIVIGTGLISHGAHLFILTMGELKTGAPPILSEGVEKYTDPLPQALILTSIVISFGVTSLLLVLAYRTSKINGTDNMEQMRGTDYE
- a CDS encoding Na+/H+ antiporter subunit D, with amino-acid sequence MSNLTALPIILPLIAGIIMAFIHKKTTIVRKLSQVFTVVNLLVVGGVFLYVLQNGTIILETGDWAAPYGIILVGDLLSMTLVLTSNLVATACVFYAPKSLSKEQEAFYFYSFFFMLIAGVSGAFLTGDLFNLFVFFEVLLMASYGLIVLGNGKAQLRESIKYVLINLFSSMLFVTTIAFLYSVVGTVNMAQVAERVQEVEQQGILTTIAIMFFFVFATKAAVFPLYYWLPRPYISPNPVVSALFGALLTKVGIYSILRIFTLIFNQDVQLTHTLFIYLAALTMIFGVVGALSTNNIKLVVAYNIIPAVGFMLMGIGIFTEVSISGTIYYLVHDMIIKGALFLLVGAVAYVAGTSDLRKMGGLIHHYPVLGWLFFIASLVLAGIPPFSGFIGKLLLLKGGLAEEEILIVIVGLLTSLLILFSMIRIFIRGFWGEKTKIPLPEREHKGKMMAWPIGLLLTFSILLGVGAEWFYPSIESISNYLMDPQLYIDSVLKE
- a CDS encoding Na+/H+ antiporter subunit E, with amino-acid sequence MPFQIVLNIIIAIMWMFLSESYQFSTFLVGYILGIGLLFILRRFIPDSFYMHRVWKFVKLMLLFIRELVLSNIDIVKVVYKPKLDIEPGIFALPIDLKSNFEITLLANLITLTPGTLSIAVSDDHTKIYVHAMDLPDVEKSINEIKETFEKAIMEVTR
- a CDS encoding Na(+)/H(+) antiporter subunit F1, which produces MDNILDVTQQLIEYSATIAVLGVSISVMILLYRAIKGPTNPDRAVALDIIGINLMALAGIIAVLLVTTKFNDVILLIGILLFIGTVALAKFLEKGVIIERDMD
- the mnhG gene encoding monovalent cation/H(+) antiporter subunit G encodes the protein MSGTWINLIFDILICFFLLSGTFFIISGSIGILRLPDVYTRLHAATKSSTLGVSGIMIGAFLFLFIEHDIVSGKLLLGILFVLLTAPVSGHVISRAAHRSGVPLWKDSVKDDYDEVLQAEQEDK
- the sigK gene encoding RNA polymerase sporulation sigma factor SigK translates to MSSIIASILYFFKESLFFMSYVKNQAFPNPLSSEEEAKQLKLMQEGSHEARNILIEHNLRLVAHIVKKFENTKEDFEDLISIGTIGLIKGIESYSTGKGTKLATYAARCIENEILMHLRSTKKMNKDVSLQDPIGHDKEGNELNLLDILQADVKDIVEEIQLHMELEKIKDFITILDEREKEVIIFRYGLNQTEEKTQREIAKELGISRSYVSRIEKRALMKIFHEFYKQSKQGKKA